GAACGGGGCTAAAATGTGATTTACTTGGAAAATggcaaaaaacacttttcaaacATAAAATGTCATATATTTCTAGAATAatttgtaaatgtactgtatatattttccaAAATGGAGTTTCAACATTAAGATGATgaaacaaaatgggaaacatgAGCAAGAAGGAAACTgggataaatatattttattcactaaaaaataaaaatcattagtGAATAATAGTGATTTTGTGAGGGGATAATCTTGACGTTGACCAGTATCATACTGTGACAAGTTTAATTAATTCACACTGCATGTTTTTCTCAGTAAATTGctctcaataaaaaaaaaaattctcagtaAAAATTTGGCACTCCATAGCCAGATTTGTTTGGCTATAGAACTTAAATAGAGAAGtgcagtaattaattaatatgtAAATAATCCAGAAAAGTAATTTACCAACAAGGaatttttctttgtacttttaatTAACAGAAAAGGAAGCTTAATGATGAAGCATAATAATGAACTAAGTTATCTAATTTTTATGAATCACTATAACAATGAGGCCTACAGTGTTACGGTTGTACTATTCTTATCAGAAACACATGAACATACTTTAAAAGGTGACTGTTGATAATCACTTATTTTAAGTCAGAAACAAGGGTTCAATGCTCTTTAATAAACACTCTCAAACACTGAATTCAAGTGGCTATTGCTAGAATACCTGCTACCAAGACACCGGTGCACAATGAGACAAGTCTACTTTTTtgtgtcttattttttattttgttttttccaaaaaataaaaaatgttccccaaaccatgACCATGAAACATATCATTTATCAAGTATTTGAGGGCATGTCACAGTAAGTGAAAAAAGGTTACAGACCCACTTGCAAATTATTTCTTTCCTGAACTAGCACAGGGCTTAGGAGGCTGAAAGAGTCCTTGCTTCCCATGGGTTCTCTTcctttgtttctcttttcagaTCATTCATCTCAGCGAAAGACTTGAAATTGTCTCCTTGGTTGGCACCCTGAATAAAGAGGCTCACCTGCATGTCTGTCTGGCTGACAAAGATGGCAAAACTATAGGGGGACACGCAGTGGGCAACTTGGAAGTGTTCACGACTGCCGAGCTTATCATCGGCGAGGCGAGCAATCTGCAGTTTACCCGAGAGATGGACGAACGCACTGGCTTCCCAGAGCTTATCATTAGCTCTCCCTCTAAACAGGCCTAGTTATTTGCACTCTGTAGAATACAGCCC
This genomic window from Lepisosteus oculatus isolate fLepOcu1 chromosome 2, fLepOcu1.hap2, whole genome shotgun sequence contains:
- the LOC107078120 gene encoding bifunctional protein GlmU-like codes for the protein MAGPSALSVYALRLGPGEDLLSSLVTFVEKKKLKAPFIITCVGSVAKATLRLANATASNTNEIIHLSERLEIVSLVGTLNKEAHLHVCLADKDGKTIGGHAVGNLEVFTTAELIIGEASNLQFTREMDERTGFPELIISSPSKQA